A single Lactuca sativa cultivar Salinas chromosome 8, Lsat_Salinas_v11, whole genome shotgun sequence DNA region contains:
- the LOC111910886 gene encoding protein FAR1-RELATED SEQUENCE 1-like, producing MYKDQKLWIPAYFKDMPLHGLMRTTSRSESVNSFFNKYSNSGNLLIYFMMNYDTAIGKQRNGQQKLEHDTKNAKHEMTLPSGLLEHAAAVYTKTVFYEVKKEIFKAVWYCSIDSIEMIDGWQVVMITQKDKSKQLKIKCKVELKLPEKEVKCSCNHFIRTGILCHHIFVVLKNNHVEEIPEQYILRRWKRDAISSHLLAMKHVAMDTEDDTFKLLTEAYNNIEYCLDHFKRSKEELLEFFEKTRILKQAIMEFGSSNQSSSDNDEEEIIRMPGIRNIHDEINTRPPSSIRTKGSGTKKRMVSAMEKAIEAAKKKTRLCIGCNQYVNHNWRTCKVRLVRESKQP from the exons ATGTACAAGGATCAAAAGCTTTGGATTCCAGCCTATTTTAAAGACATGCCACTACATGGTCTGATGAGAACTACTTCAAGGTCTGAAAGTGTCAactcattttttaataaatactCTAACTCTGGTAATTTGCTTATCTATTTCATGATGAACTACGACACCGCAATTGGAAAGCAACGAAATGGTCAACAGAAACTAGAGCATGATACAAAAAATGCAAAGCATGAAATGACGCTTCCAAGTGGATTACTAGAACATGCAGCTGCAGTTTACACTAAAACCGTTTTCTATGAGGTCAAAAAGGAAATATTTAAAGCAGTCTGGTACTGTTCTATTGACAGCATTGAAATGATTGATGGGTGGCAAGTTGTTATGATTACACAAAAGGATAAGAGCAAACAGTTGAAGATAAAATGCAAA GTTGAACTAAAGTTGCCTGAAAAAGAAGTTAAATGTTCATGCAATCACTTTATACGTACTGGCATTTTGTGTCATCATATTTTTGTTGTATTGAAAAACAACCATGTTGAAGAGATTCCAGAGCAGTATATTCTCAGAAGATGGAAAAGGGATGCAATTTCCAGCCATTTGCTTGCCATGAAACATGTTGCCATGGATACCGAAGATGACACCTTTAAACTTCTAACAGAGGCATACAACAATATTGAATACTGCTTGGATCATTTCAAAAGAAGCAAGGAGGAGTTGTTGGAATTTTTTGAAAAAACACGTATCTTGAAGCAGGCAATAATGGAGTTTGGCAGTTCAAACCAATCATCATCTGATAATGATGAAGAAGAAATTATTCGGATGCCTGGAATACGCAACATTCATGATGAAATAAATACCCGTCCACCTTCATCTATACGTACCAAAGGGAGTGGAACTAAGAAAAGAATGGTTAGTGCTATGGAGAAAGCTATTGAAGCTGCAAAGAAAAAAACTAGACTTTGCATAGGTTGCAATCAATATGTTAACCATAATTGGAGGACTTGCAAAGTCAGACTTGTACGAGAGTCAAAACAACCTTAA